DNA from Calorimonas adulescens:
GGCTACCAGTGCCTTTGTAGATGACAATGCGGATTTGATACAGATGTATAACGCCTTACAGTTAATAAGAGTAAAATTATTAAAATGTATAGATAATCTTTCTACTTTTGCACTGACATATAAAGATATGCCAGCCCTTGGGTATACACATTTTCAGCCCGCTCAATTAACTACCGTAGGTAAACGAGCATGCATGTGGATCCAGGACCTATTACTTGATTTGAAAGAACTTGAGTATCGCATTGCTAATTTTATGCTGCGCGGTGTTAAGGGTACTACAGGTACTCAAGCCAGTTTTTTAGAATTGTTTAATGGAGATAAAGAAAAGACCATGAAACTGGATGAACTTGTGACAAGAAAACTGGGGTTTGAAAAGTCATTCCCTGTAACGGGACAAACATATACGAGAAAATATGACTGGTATATAATGGAAGCTTTATGCGGAATAGCTCAAAGCGCTCATAAATTTGGCAACGATATTCGTCTGTTGCAGCACGAAAATGAGCTGGAAGAGCCATTTGATGAAACACAGGTTGGTTCGTCAGCAATGCCTTACAAAAGGAATCCAATGCGCAGTGAGAGGATGTGTTCTTTAAGCCGATATATAATTACAAATGTTTCTAATTTTTCCATTACTGCCTCTACACAATGGCTGGAAAGAACCCTAGATGATTCTGCTAATAGACGTATTTCTATACCGGAGATGTTTTTAGCTACAGATGGTGTTTTGAATCTTTATATTAATATTTCAAGCAATTTAAAGGTATATCCAAGAATAATCAGCCAAAATGTTTCAAGAGAGCTGCCTTTTATGGCAGTAGAGAATATATTGATGAGAGCGGTTGAAAATGGTGGAGATAGACAGCAGATACATGAAAAGATACGTAAGCATTCTATGGAAGTAAGGTTAGCTTATAGAGAAAATGGAATCATAATTGATCTAATTAAAAAGATCATTGAAGATCCAGATATACCTATTTCAGGTGATGAAATGAAAGATATATTAAATCCTAAAAATTACATTGGACTTTCTGCGGAACAGGTTGAGATTTTTTTAGATAAATATGTCAATCCAATCCTAAACAGCAATAGGACACTAATTGAAAATATCCAAGCTATAATTAATGTTTAATGGGGGTTAGTGATATGATTAAATGTAGTATATCAGACGTCAAACAATATGAAGGACAAGAGGTTTTAATCAAAGGATGGCTTTATAACAAAAGATCCAGTGGAAAGATTCAATTTCTGCAATTAAGAGACGGAAGTGGCTTTATCCAGGCAATAGTTGAGAAATCCAGGGTTAGTCCGGAACTTTTTGAACTTTGCGAACATTTAACACAAGAGTCATCAATTAATGTGGTC
Protein-coding regions in this window:
- the purB gene encoding adenylosuccinate lyase: MGCHSVYSNPLIERYASKEMSYIFSDDNKYSIWRKLWVALAEAEKELGLNITDEQIEEMKEHINDISYDVVAQKEAKLKHDVMAHIQEFGEKAPKARPIIHLGATSAFVDDNADLIQMYNALQLIRVKLLKCIDNLSTFALTYKDMPALGYTHFQPAQLTTVGKRACMWIQDLLLDLKELEYRIANFMLRGVKGTTGTQASFLELFNGDKEKTMKLDELVTRKLGFEKSFPVTGQTYTRKYDWYIMEALCGIAQSAHKFGNDIRLLQHENELEEPFDETQVGSSAMPYKRNPMRSERMCSLSRYIITNVSNFSITASTQWLERTLDDSANRRISIPEMFLATDGVLNLYINISSNLKVYPRIISQNVSRELPFMAVENILMRAVENGGDRQQIHEKIRKHSMEVRLAYRENGIIIDLIKKIIEDPDIPISGDEMKDILNPKNYIGLSAEQVEIFLDKYVNPILNSNRTLIENIQAIINV